The Parcubacteria group bacterium ADurb.Bin159 genome contains a region encoding:
- the hisS gene encoding Histidine--tRNA ligase: MNKKKPKKKNVSKKINRVKKTKKLQAKKINKNKKEKEKEEKEEKEEEEIKEIKLEETDEEMEKREKEETKAKKGKIRWQTLRGMRDILPEEWRYWDYFLTRAEKLAESYGFERIETPILEEAALYERSTGASSDIIRKQMYSFRDKSGTPIALRPEITPSIARAYIEKGLFNRPQPVKFFYFGPNFRYERPQAGRYRQFYQFGLEILGSNEPISDAELIVFAKVLLETLGIKPFFYINSLGCSECREIYRKKIIKFLKGKRRQLCPDCQRRYRENPLRVLDCKNSRCQNILSVVPQFVNSLCPNCHEHFIEVLEYLDAANVSREINSYLVRGLDYYTNTVFEFFPAPKDKNDPALEIMGQMVPALGGGGRYNNLIKSFSGRDVPALGLSFGVDRIIEELKANHIPLPRGKKPVVFLAQIGKKARRQCLPLFETLRINDIKCAMNLAKESLKTQLEQADNLGVRFALILGSQEVQDETIIVRNMISGVQEHIPQNKLISYLKTILR, from the coding sequence ATGAATAAAAAAAAGCCAAAGAAAAAAAATGTTTCTAAAAAAATAAATCGTGTTAAAAAAACAAAAAAACTGCAAGCAAAAAAAATAAATAAAAATAAAAAAGAAAAAGAAAAAGAAGAAAAAGAAGAAAAAGAAGAAGAAGAAATAAAAGAGATAAAACTTGAAGAAACAGATGAAGAGATGGAAAAAAGGGAAAAAGAAGAAACAAAAGCAAAAAAAGGGAAAATTCGTTGGCAAACATTAAGGGGAATGAGAGATATTTTACCGGAAGAATGGCGTTATTGGGATTATTTTTTAACTCGCGCTGAAAAATTAGCTGAAAGTTATGGTTTTGAGCGGATAGAAACACCTATTTTAGAAGAAGCAGCTCTTTACGAACGTTCTACTGGCGCTTCCTCTGATATAATTAGAAAGCAGATGTATAGTTTTAGAGACAAATCAGGAACGCCTATAGCATTGAGGCCAGAAATAACACCTTCTATTGCCAGAGCTTATATTGAGAAAGGATTGTTTAATCGTCCTCAACCAGTAAAATTTTTTTATTTTGGACCAAATTTTCGTTATGAACGTCCTCAAGCTGGCAGATATCGACAATTCTATCAATTTGGTTTGGAAATATTAGGAAGCAACGAGCCGATAAGCGATGCTGAGCTTATTGTTTTTGCAAAAGTTTTATTGGAAACCTTAGGGATAAAGCCATTTTTTTATATTAATAGTTTGGGTTGTTCCGAATGCCGAGAGATTTATCGAAAAAAAATAATAAAATTTTTAAAAGGCAAACGAAGACAACTTTGTCCTGATTGCCAAAGACGTTATAGAGAAAATCCTTTACGAGTGCTTGATTGTAAAAATTCCCGTTGTCAAAACATTCTTTCCGTTGTTCCTCAATTTGTTAACAGCCTTTGTCCTAATTGTCACGAACATTTTATTGAGGTATTGGAATATTTAGATGCGGCTAATGTGAGTCGTGAAATAAATTCTTATTTAGTTAGAGGACTTGATTATTATACTAACACTGTTTTTGAATTTTTCCCTGCTCCTAAAGATAAAAATGATCCCGCTTTAGAAATTATGGGGCAAATGGTGCCGGCGTTAGGGGGAGGGGGAAGATATAATAATTTAATTAAAAGTTTTTCCGGTAGAGATGTGCCGGCATTAGGGTTATCTTTTGGTGTGGACAGAATTATAGAAGAGCTTAAAGCTAATCATATACCTTTACCGCGAGGGAAAAAGCCAGTTGTATTTTTAGCCCAAATCGGTAAAAAGGCCCGTCGCCAATGTCTTCCTCTTTTTGAAACATTGCGAATTAATGATATAAAATGCGCAATGAATTTGGCAAAAGAAAGCCTTAAAACGCAATTAGAACAAGCGGATAATTTGGGCGTGCGTTTTGCTCTTATTTTAGGGAGTCAAGAAGTTCAAGACGAGACAATTATTGTTCGTAATATGATAAGCGGTGTTCAAGAGCACATTCCTCAAAATAAATTGATTTCTTATCTTAAAACAATTCTTCGTTAA
- a CDS encoding Undecaprenyl-phosphate mannosyltransferase has protein sequence MTKNKNLPRVTQPNLVTPFACNNKTIILVIPAYNEEKTIGEVISNVKNYADFVVVVDDGSKDRTSEIAEKEGAIVYRHCINLGLGASLITGFKIALKLKGDIIVTFDADGQHCPFDIEKVIAPILDEKAEVVIGTRTKKGGNMPFSRKIYNYIANILTFFLYGNWVSDSQSGLRAFKASALEKLILSSQRMEISSEIVGQIKKQHLKLVEVPISAIYTSYSLSKGQNFKEGLKTAWALFLDKFL, from the coding sequence ATGACCAAGAATAAGAACCTGCCTCGTGTTACTCAGCCGAACCTTGTTACTCCCTTCGCTTGTAATAATAAAACGATTATTTTGGTTATTCCCGCTTATAATGAAGAGAAGACAATTGGAGAGGTTATTTCAAATGTTAAAAATTATGCGGATTTCGTAGTAGTAGTTGATGATGGTTCAAAAGATAGAACTTCTGAAATCGCGGAAAAAGAGGGGGCCATAGTTTATCGTCATTGCATTAATTTAGGTTTAGGCGCTTCTTTAATCACCGGTTTTAAAATTGCCCTGAAATTAAAAGGCGATATTATTGTTACTTTTGATGCTGATGGCCAACATTGTCCTTTTGATATAGAAAAAGTTATAGCGCCAATTTTAGACGAGAAAGCTGAAGTAGTTATTGGCACAAGAACGAAAAAAGGGGGTAATATGCCTTTTAGCCGAAAAATTTATAATTATATTGCTAATATTTTAACTTTTTTTCTTTACGGTAATTGGGTAAGCGATAGCCAATCAGGTTTGCGGGCTTTTAAAGCATCAGCTTTAGAAAAATTAATTCTTTCTTCTCAAAGAATGGAAATTTCTTCGGAAATTGTTGGGCAAATAAAAAAACAACATTTAAAATTGGTTGAGGTTCCTATTTCGGCCATTTATACTTCTTATTCTCTTTCCAAAGGGCAAAATTTCAAAGAAGGGTTAAAAACCGCTTGGGCATTATTCTTAGACAAATTTCTTTAA
- the rffG_2 gene encoding dTDP-glucose 4,6-dehydratase 2, with protein MLQQEKTKKFYPGEKKNILVTGGAGFVGSHLCDYLVKENNVICLDALIGGSVENIRQLLPNTNFRFIKYNLSEGIPELEKMTELRDWKIEFYGIQEIYHLACPTSAKNFDALKIETLKANSLGVYNILELAKYYKSKILLGSSSVVYGPRKGDNLYFKEEDKGEVNLLSPRACYDEGKRFAEAAFMTYHQFYGLETKIARLFRTYGPREMLFDGQMVPDFFLQALTNKPLIIYGDETFSTSLCYVADIVEGLCRLMDSNETEPVNFGGATNIRLVDLASKIIELTGSSAKIEFREPLLFMTPLGLPDISKAKEKLEWFPVTTLEEGLKQSLAYTKAHRLLLEPMIKNYDQE; from the coding sequence ATGCTCCAGCAAGAAAAAACAAAAAAATTTTATCCCGGGGAGAAAAAAAATATTTTAGTCACTGGCGGAGCAGGCTTTGTTGGTTCTCATCTTTGCGATTATTTGGTGAAAGAGAATAATGTAATTTGTTTAGATGCTTTGATTGGAGGAAGCGTAGAGAATATTCGCCAGCTTTTGCCTAATACAAATTTTCGTTTTATAAAATATAATTTATCCGAGGGAATACCTGAATTGGAAAAAATGACAGAATTACGCGATTGGAAAATAGAGTTTTACGGTATTCAGGAAATTTATCATTTAGCTTGTCCGACTTCAGCTAAAAATTTTGACGCCCTAAAAATAGAAACATTGAAAGCTAATAGTTTGGGTGTTTATAATATTTTGGAATTAGCCAAATATTACAAATCTAAAATTCTTTTGGGTTCTTCGTCAGTTGTTTATGGACCGAGGAAAGGAGATAATCTTTATTTTAAAGAAGAGGATAAAGGAGAGGTCAATCTTTTAAGTCCGCGCGCTTGTTATGATGAAGGAAAGCGTTTTGCTGAAGCTGCTTTTATGACTTATCATCAGTTTTATGGTTTAGAAACAAAAATCGCTCGTCTTTTCCGCACTTATGGTCCTCGGGAAATGCTTTTTGACGGCCAAATGGTGCCTGATTTTTTTCTTCAAGCATTGACTAATAAGCCGTTGATTATTTACGGGGACGAAACATTTTCTACTTCTCTTTGTTATGTGGCGGATATTGTAGAAGGACTTTGCCGTTTAATGGATTCAAATGAAACTGAGCCAGTTAATTTTGGCGGTGCGACTAATATAAGGTTGGTTGATTTGGCTTCTAAAATTATAGAATTAACTGGTTCTTCTGCTAAAATCGAATTTAGGGAACCTCTTCTTTTTATGACTCCTTTGGGCTTACCGGATATTTCTAAGGCCAAAGAAAAATTAGAATGGTTTCCGGTTACCACTCTTGAAGAGGGTTTAAAACAATCTTTAGCTTATACCAAAGCCCATCGCTTATTGCTTGAGCCAATGATTAAAAATTATGACCAAGAATAA
- the spsB gene encoding Signal peptidase IB: protein MSLLDLQSTPEKQKEEKKEKTSIGRYIFDFIKLIVFAVVFVWLIHNYIFQPFVVFGPSMEPNFYNGDYLIIEKVSYYFRQPKRGEVIVFDSPQKKGDFLIKRVVGLPNERVEIKNGKIFIYNQDYPEGIELKENDYLPNGYSTSGQIDYSLKDNEYFLLGDNRYVSLDSRSFGPIPKDKIIGHSLIRGWPIRAFGAIKEVEYNF from the coding sequence GTGTCTTTATTAGATCTACAATCTACGCCAGAAAAGCAGAAAGAAGAAAAAAAAGAAAAAACTTCCATAGGAAGGTATATTTTTGATTTCATTAAATTGATTGTTTTTGCCGTTGTTTTTGTTTGGCTAATCCATAATTATATTTTTCAGCCATTTGTTGTTTTTGGTCCTTCTATGGAACCCAATTTTTATAATGGAGATTATCTTATTATTGAGAAAGTATCTTATTATTTTCGTCAGCCAAAAAGAGGCGAGGTTATAGTTTTTGATTCCCCCCAAAAAAAGGGAGATTTTTTAATCAAGAGAGTTGTTGGTTTGCCCAACGAAAGAGTTGAAATTAAAAATGGGAAAATTTTTATTTATAATCAAGACTATCCGGAAGGCATAGAATTAAAGGAAAATGATTATTTGCCAAACGGTTATTCTACTAGCGGTCAAATTGATTATTCATTAAAAGATAATGAATATTTTCTTTTAGGGGACAATCGCTATGTTAGTTTGGATTCTCGCTCCTTTGGGCCAATACCAAAAGATAAAATTATCGGTCATTCTCTTATTCGTGGTTGGCCTATTCGAGCGTTTGGAGCAATTAAAGAAGTAGAATATAATTTTTAA
- the fdx gene encoding Ferredoxin: MAHQFKIVINKNKCTGCGSCVALCDNFEIGEDGKSRVKVEEVEGADCNQIAAESCPMGAIAIKRVRS, from the coding sequence ATGGCGCATCAATTTAAAATTGTTATCAATAAAAATAAATGTACCGGTTGCGGCAGTTGTGTGGCTTTATGCGATAATTTTGAAATAGGAGAAGACGGAAAATCAAGAGTGAAAGTAGAAGAAGTTGAAGGCGCGGATTGCAATCAAATAGCCGCGGAAAGTTGCCCGATGGGGGCTATTGCCATAAAACGGGTTCGAAGTTAA